The genomic segment CTGAGACATAAGTTGTCTCCTTGCCAGATCCAATGGTTTTTGTGACTCTGAAAATGCATGCTTGATAATATTGTTACCACCTATGGAACTGCTAACTTGTCTGTATCCCTATATAAACTGAAAGTTTTGTGGAAATTATCCCTTATGCCTTCTGTCTTatgcttcttcttctcccttctttcatcttccccccaaggaataaagaaacatgcaggaggggatggagagatggctcagagttaagagcattgcctgctcttccaaaggtcctgagttcaattcccagcaaccacatggtggctcacaaccatctgtaatggggtctggtgccctcttctgacctgcaggcatacacacagacagaatattgtatacataataaataaataaatattaaaaaaagaaacatgcaggaaaaaaacGTGCCTAAGTCAGTCAGTTTGTCCTACCCCTCAGATCCAGTTCGCAAGCCAGTTTTCCTTTGCCCTGGAAGTCCTGTTCTGAACCCTGAGGGAgtgctgaggctggtactcaataGCTCTCGGTACGCAGGCTCGCCGATATGAACCCTCATTCCTTgacatttccctgtccctttgcaGGCCAGTCCCATgagtcttcctttttatttttgtgactaggtctcatgtagcccaagctggcttccaaCTTGCTCTGTAACtgaggataaccttaaacttttcatttcccctgcctccacttcccaagtactaggattatagatgtatgTCATACACTCAGTTTTATGccatgctggaaattgaaccaggtACTTCgtccatgctgggcaagcactgtaTTAAGTTACTTCCCAAGACCTCACAGGTCTTCTTGCTGCTCAAATTGGTCAAGCTGTTGTGGCTCAGAGAATGACATCTACTGTACCGCTGCCACAGACACCTTTCTTTCAGATCCTCACGGAGGCAGCTTTCGCCCCATTCAGTTCTTTAGTCAAGCTCCTTCTCACAAGCTGGATGTGGTGCCTCACCCCTGAAATAAAAGCAACCAGGAAGATGAGACAAGAGGATTGACAATTTTGAGGCCATCTGGGgttacatagtaaattctaggtgagcctgggctacagagcaaggtAAACAAAACTTATGTGGTAGTACTCACTTGAGCTTCCTCCAAGTGCTTGTCTGTACTTCTTGCAAATACTCACCTGTGCTTCCTGTAAGTGCTCACCTGCGCTTCCTGCAAGTGTACTCATttgcactttggaggtagaggcgaGAGGAACAGTTCTACCTCAGCTATACCTacggcaagttcaaggccagccggagTTACAAAAGACCCTAATCTAAAACAAAACCAGGGGCcacagaaatggctcagctgataaaggtGCTTACTGCTAAGCCTGATGGCCTAAGTTTGACCCTCAGAACCctcatggttgaaggagagatcCAACTCCTGCAACTTGCCCTGACATCCATGTATAAGCTATATAGAGCTCATATATAGCTATATGTTGCACGTACAccctctaaaataaataaatgaatgtaaaaataaagaagcaacaTCGTTCAGAGGCTTTTCAACATcaagcagcctcccccagccctgctccCTATCCTGTCCTCAACCTGTAATTATTTGGTTGCTACTACTATTATGGTTACTCATCTGTCTTCTGAATGGAACATATGACTTCTGTGTGAGGCAGGGATCTGCCACGTGCTCACTGTAGTGGTATCACATGACCTACATCAGTGCTTGAGACATTACAGGTGTTAAATAATTGTCCACCAGGTGAATTCAATGATTAAGTGAATGAACTAACATCATaccacacatgcctgtaattctgtaatcccagtacttgggaggtggaggtaagagaaTCAGGAATATGGATCCAGCTGAGCGCCAGAGAgcgagagcgagccagagtcagGTGACTAAGGGGTCATCTCATCTCTGTATCTGGCACTTTCTCACCAGTAAGCATCCTGGGAGAGACAAGCCATTGGCCACAGTGTTCCTCTCTTGCAGCTTCTGGTTACAGTCCCCCAATGATTATTGTTATCAGTATTTTGCATTTACATCAGGACAGTGTGTCTTCtagtttgggttgttttgttttggtttggtttcttggtttgttttttttttttttttttttgtaagatcttaaaaagaatattcatcaagatggctcagcgggtaaaggtgcctgccgcCAAGTCTGACGACCTGAACTTAATCCTGAGGACCCACAgggtggagagaaccaactcctccaaGTTGCCTTCAGTCCTTCACAGACACGGACACACACGGACGGACGGTCGGACACGgacggaaacacacacacacacacacaccaaatcaatattttaattaaaaaatattttctctgaaaaaaaaaagaaaaaaattttttttctgcgTTTTACAGAGGCTCACAGAGGATGCAGAGCTGACCTAGTCCTTCGTCCTACTTAGGTTGCAGACAGTGATAAAGGTGGCTGATGTCAGTCATTCGTCCCGTTTGGAAGCCGCCTCCTGCAAGGCTGAACGTGACAAGCCTTACTTGCTCTGACTGTGTCCTTTCGGTCTCCTGGACTCCAGTTCCTCGCTGGAAGAACTTTCCTGATGGGAGTCCAGTTAAGTAGCTTCCTTGTCTTCACATACCAAATCTTCCGTTCTCTTCACTGCTTCCCTGACCACCCGAAAGGGGGCTCCGTGACCAGGCACCACCACATCAGCCACACCCAGGATCCTCTCCCGGCTCCGCTGCTGAGCTACTGGGTCTTCGCTCAGGGCCTGCCAGGAGTCCTCATCCCCAAGGCGCTCGAACACATCGCCAGCCACCACCACGGTGCCCAGGCTGGTGCCCTCCACTACGACGCTCACATCACGCTGTCCTCCGTGGCCCGGCGTGGCCCACACCTGCAATCCGGAGCCTAGTATCAAGGGCTGCATTTCACACAGCCCATGAGGCAGATAGAGGCCCCCGGGAAGGCAGAAGTCATGGGACACTAACAGAGCCGCCCGGAGAAACAGCCCTAGGTTCCCGATATGATCTGAGTGCCCGTGGGTCCCCACCACCAGAGTCACGTCTCCGGGGGCCACGCCCTGCCTAGCGAGGGCTTCCAGCAGCGCCTCCCGAGCCCAGGGGCCCCCGGTGTCCACGAGGATGGGGCCACGCACCGCCTCCTCCAGGGCAGTCTTCGTGCCGCCGTCTGCGGACGGGGCCATTGAGCGACTGGAACCCGAAGTCCAGGCCCGGGGCAGGACGAGGGTCACAGTGCCATCAGCACGGACCGCGTCGCCCGCCCCGTGCGGCTCCGCGAAGCCGCGCTGCAGAACCATCACCGAGTAGGAGTCGCTGGTCGCCAGCAGAGGTGTCTCACCGAGCAGAGGCTCAGTCCGCACTGGGCCGCTCATGGCAGACACGGACGACTGCCCAGTACAGCCCAATTCTTACGGCAAGCCCCGCCACGCTTTCCTTCTCAACTCGTTGCCACCCCCAGTACTTAAAAGTGGTATCGCCCTCCACCCCTTGCTTAAGATGGTATCGCCCAACCCGCCTTTCCACGCCACCCCGCTTACCTAAACTTTTTGGCCCGGGTCCTATTAGGCTTGTAGTCTGTAGGTCTTCACCTTTCAACATTTTTAAGGATACCTTTAGCCCCTTCGTTCTAGCTCTAGCCGTTGACTAATTTGGAACAAACTGTCGCTGTCCTTAAGTCTTTTTTACTCTGGGAAAATTCAAAAGTCGGGAAAACGGGAGGAATTTTGCTCTTCACAGGCTCCCGTACAAATTTTGGCAGTTTAAGCGCTAACCACGTTGCTTAATTCTAATCTCTGCAGTTTACACCATGTGTTGCACGAACTTcgagggtttttttgtgtgttttttcttttttgtattttctgatacagagtctcatgtaacccaggatgGTCCTGAACTTGTCATGTAGCTTCTTTCCACTCTGGTATGGTTGCTTTCCCAACCCGTGCCAGTATCTTTGGGGCGCAAAATTATCAGCACCATTAGCTGCTGATAGACAGCAGGCCAAAGGCTCCACTGTTTGGGCGCTCGGATAATGTGTACATGTTTGAAATGGGGCTCAGTCAAGTCATACGGAAAAGATTTAATCGCGATATAGAAAATATGGCacctataaaatatgaaatagatCACATATCTACCCACCTAACCT from the Arvicola amphibius chromosome 10, mArvAmp1.2, whole genome shotgun sequence genome contains:
- the Mblac1 gene encoding metallo-beta-lactamase domain-containing protein 1, whose protein sequence is MSGPVRTEPLLGETPLLATSDSYSVMVLQRGFAEPHGAGDAVRADGTVTLVLPRAWTSGSSRSMAPSADGGTKTALEEAVRGPILVDTGGPWAREALLEALARQGVAPGDVTLVVGTHGHSDHIGNLGLFLRAALLVSHDFCLPGGLYLPHGLCEMQPLILGSGLQVWATPGHGGQRDVSVVVEGTSLGTVVVAGDVFERLGDEDSWQALSEDPVAQQRSRERILGVADVVVPGHGAPFRVVREAVKRTEDLVCEDKEAT